Genomic window (bacterium):
GGCATGGCCCGGGGCTACTACCGGTTGGGCGATTATCCCCGGGCGGTGGAGATGTACCAGAAAGCCCTGGACCTGGACCCGGGAAACGCGGAGGTATGCCTCCAACTGGGGATCATCTACGACGACAACCTCAAGGACAAGGAACGGGCGGCCGTCTATTACCGGGAATTCCTGCGTCTGGCCCCCGACTCGGAAAAAGCCCGGCGGGTTTCGGAATGGCTGGCCCGCAGCGAGGAAGCCGCGGTCCGGGAACAGGAAATCGGCGTTTTGCTTCCGGTCCCCACCCCGGCCGCCGGAACCGTCTCCACCCCCGCCGCGGCGCCCGCGGCCGTTCCCGCCGCCGCCCCGTCCCCGACCGCGGTTCCCCGGGCTCCGGCCGGGACTTACACCGTGGCCAAGGGAGACACCCTGGCGGGGATCGCGGATAAGTTTTACGGGAAGCGCTCGCAGTGGAACTTGATTTACGAGGCGAACCGCGACCGTCTGGAAGCGCCGGAAAAATTAAAAATAGGCCAAGTGCTGATCATCCCCCCGGCGGAATGAACCCGGGCCGGGAGAGGGAGCGGAGATAGGACCCGGGCCCCGGCGGTCCGGCCGCTTTCCCAAAAAGGAAGAACGAGCGATACGACATGATCAAGACCCTGGTAAAAAAAGTGTTCGGCACCAAGTTCGACCGCGACCGCCGGCGGCTGCAGCCGCTGGTGGACAGGATCAACCGCCTGGAAGAGGAATACCGGGCGTTGAGCGACGAGGAGTTGCGGGGGAAGACCGACGAGTTCCGGGAGCGCATCCGCGGCCGGACCGGCGAATCGGCCGCCCGTCTGGCCGAGTTGGAACGGGCCCTGGCCGGCACCGTCGACGAGGCCGAGGAAGAACGGCTGCGCGCGGAGATGGGTTCGGTCCTGGGGCGCCTGCGCGAAGCCGAAAAACAGGTCCTGGACGAACTCCTCCCGGAAGCTTTCGCCGCGGTCAAGAACACCTGCCGCCGCTTGATGGGCCAGACCTGGGACGTCTGCGGGCAGCCGGTGACCTGGGACATGGTCCCCTACGACGTCCAGCTCTTCGGGGGCATCGTTCTCCACCGGGGCACCATCGCCGAAATGGCCACCGGCGAAGGGAAGACCCTGGTGGCCACCATGCCCCTCTACCTCAACGCGCTTTCCGGGAAGAACGTGCACCTGGTCACGGTCAACGACTACCTGGCCCGGCGCGACGCCGAGTGGATGGGCCGCATCTACGAGTTTTTGGGGGTTACGGTGGGGTGCATCCAGTCGGGGATGGAGCCGGCCGAACGCCGCGCCGTTTACGCCCTCGACATCACTTACGGGACCAACAACGAGTTCGGTTTCGACTACCTGCGCGACAACATGGCGGTGCAGCGCGAGGGCCAGGTCCAGCGCAAGTACAACTACTTCAACGCGGCCGCCAACGAGATCAAGCGGGGGCATTACTACGCCATCATCGACGAAGTCGATTCCATCCTCATCGACGAGGCCCGGACTCCCTTGATCATCTCCGGCCCGGTCCAGGTCTCGACCCACCAGTTCAAGCAGATCATGCCCCGGATGAAGACCCTCTTCCAAAAACAGACCCTGCTCTGCAACCGCCTGGCCAAGGAGGCCCGGGAGATGTGGGAAGCCGGGGACCGCGACGAAGCCGTGCGCCTGTTCTACAAGGTCAAGAAGGGGGCGCCGAAGAACCGCCAGCTTTTGACCATGCTCGAGGACATCGAGATCCGCCGGGCCATGGAAAAGGCCGAGGTCGAACTGGACGCCCGTTCTTCCCAGGCCCCGCGGGCGGAAGAGGGGAGGGAACTGCGGGAGGAGCTGTTCTTCACCATCGAAGAGCGCTCCCACGAGGTCGATATCACCGACAAGGGGCACCAGGCCCTTTCTCCCGACAACCCCGAGGAGTTCGTGCTCCCCGACCTGAGCACGGCCATCGTCGAGATCGAGGAGGACGAAAATCTGGGGGAGGAGGAGAAAAAGCGCCGGATCGCCCTTCTCAACGAGGAGATCAACGTCAAGAGCGAGAAGATCAGCAACGCCTTGACTTCGCTGCGGGGCCTCTCCCTTTTCGAGAAGGACGTCGAGTACGTGATCCAGGACAACCGGGTCATCATCGTCGACACCTTCACCGGGCGCCTCATGCCCGGCCGCCGCTATTCCGACGGTCTGCACGAAGCTCTCGAAGCCAAGGAAGGGGTCGAGATCCAGCGCGAGAGCCAGACCTTGGCCACGGTCACCATCCAGAACTATTTCCGGATGTACGAAAAACTGGCGGGGATGACGGGGACCGCCGAAACCGAGGCCCTGGAATTCAAGAAGATCTACAACCTCGACGTTATCGTCATTCCCACCAACCGTCCGGTGATCCGCGGGGACCACCACGACCGGATCTACCGGACCCGGGCCGAGAAGTTCAAGGC
Coding sequences:
- a CDS encoding LysM peptidoglycan-binding domain-containing protein gives rise to the protein MAAPLKGKRGPRVAAMVLAAVCSGACAPSGQAPDEEPIPYHIGMARGYYRLGDYPRAVEMYQKALDLDPGNAEVCLQLGIIYDDNLKDKERAAVYYREFLRLAPDSEKARRVSEWLARSEEAAVREQEIGVLLPVPTPAAGTVSTPAAAPAAVPAAAPSPTAVPRAPAGTYTVAKGDTLAGIADKFYGKRSQWNLIYEANRDRLEAPEKLKIGQVLIIPPAE
- the secA gene encoding preprotein translocase subunit SecA encodes the protein MIKTLVKKVFGTKFDRDRRRLQPLVDRINRLEEEYRALSDEELRGKTDEFRERIRGRTGESAARLAELERALAGTVDEAEEERLRAEMGSVLGRLREAEKQVLDELLPEAFAAVKNTCRRLMGQTWDVCGQPVTWDMVPYDVQLFGGIVLHRGTIAEMATGEGKTLVATMPLYLNALSGKNVHLVTVNDYLARRDAEWMGRIYEFLGVTVGCIQSGMEPAERRAVYALDITYGTNNEFGFDYLRDNMAVQREGQVQRKYNYFNAAANEIKRGHYYAIIDEVDSILIDEARTPLIISGPVQVSTHQFKQIMPRMKTLFQKQTLLCNRLAKEAREMWEAGDRDEAVRLFYKVKKGAPKNRQLLTMLEDIEIRRAMEKAEVELDARSSQAPRAEEGRELREELFFTIEERSHEVDITDKGHQALSPDNPEEFVLPDLSTAIVEIEEDENLGEEEKKRRIALLNEEINVKSEKISNALTSLRGLSLFEKDVEYVIQDNRVIIVDTFTGRLMPGRRYSDGLHEALEAKEGVEIQRESQTLATVTIQNYFRMYEKLAGMTGTAETEALEFKKIYNLDVIVIPTNRPVIRGDHHDRIYRTRAEKFKAVIEEIEDCWKREQPVLVGTVSVETSEIVSRLLKRRKIPHQVLNARYHQQEAEIVSRAGRRGSVTIATNMAGRGTDIKLGPGVVDLGGLHIVGTERHESRRIDNQLRGRSGRQGDPGSSRFYLSLEDDLMRLFGSDRIAGIMTKMGIEEGEEMTHPLLSRAIESAQRRVEHNNFSIREHILKYDDVMNRQREEIYSFRNSIIDSDNPRRGILAIIEEVVSEKLPDYIPEGASVGDWKWREMVSWLSRMFPIHIDFKRWRAEPGMGLDVLTGRLMEAIVRVYDLKEEYEGPEVMRRLEKMVVLDAVDRLWQKHLYAMDDLRQGISLRAYGQRDPLVEYKKESFNMFTELETNLRSEVAASIFRSTVRAPLIRATRMVHDSMETFSSGGAAPARFRPGPSAPRPPGMPPGVPPGMPPGMPPGMPPGMPPGMPPPPAGSLPPAAPSGPREPKVGPNEPCPCGSGKKFKKCCGRG